A single genomic interval of Halorubrum aethiopicum harbors:
- a CDS encoding recombinase family protein, translated as MSEDGPDTVAIYARVSTADQDASRQLDELRGWVADQYPEAEVEEYVDVVSGAATDRAREYRALREATATGVIDIIVVDEISRLSRLGGGEIHDFIQHALEHDTSVRDREVGLSIDVGSSEVDRAVKEMLAGLLGDLAKIEHKQKLRRIRSGIAAAQDEGKWTGRPPAGFEVVDGYLRVDPAEYLHVREAVARVDRGEAYAAVADDTGVAESTLRSLEADRRDLYLAGEADDDRVDAALDDIRPLDDLRDDRGELEELRERVERVEAALREE; from the coding sequence ATGAGTGAGGACGGGCCCGACACCGTCGCGATATACGCCCGCGTCTCGACCGCCGACCAGGACGCAAGCCGGCAGCTCGACGAGCTCCGGGGCTGGGTCGCCGACCAATACCCCGAGGCTGAGGTCGAGGAGTACGTCGACGTCGTCTCGGGCGCGGCGACCGACCGCGCCCGAGAGTACCGCGCGCTCCGGGAGGCGACCGCGACCGGCGTGATCGACATCATCGTCGTCGACGAGATAAGCCGCCTGTCGCGGCTCGGCGGTGGCGAGATTCACGACTTCATACAACACGCCTTAGAGCACGACACGTCCGTCCGCGACCGCGAGGTCGGCCTCTCGATCGATGTCGGCAGCTCCGAGGTCGATCGCGCGGTGAAGGAGATGCTCGCCGGGCTCCTCGGCGATCTCGCGAAGATCGAACACAAGCAAAAGCTCCGGCGTATCCGCTCGGGAATCGCCGCCGCACAGGACGAGGGGAAGTGGACCGGTCGTCCGCCGGCCGGGTTTGAGGTCGTCGACGGCTACCTCCGGGTCGACCCCGCGGAGTACCTCCACGTCCGCGAGGCCGTCGCCCGTGTCGACCGCGGCGAGGCGTACGCTGCCGTCGCGGACGACACCGGCGTCGCGGAGTCGACCCTCCGCTCGCTGGAGGCCGACAGGCGCGACCTCTATCTCGCCGGGGAGGCCGACGATGATCGCGTCGACGCCGCCCTCGACGACATCCGCCCGCTCGACGACCTCCGCGACGACCGCGGTGAGCTGGAGGAGCTGCGGGAGCGTGTCGAGCGCGTTGAGGCAGCCCTCCGCGAGGAGTGA
- a CDS encoding M24 family metallopeptidase, whose amino-acid sequence MVDLSARADRLDEYLDARGLEAAWFAEPNGFAWLTGGDNVIDADASHGIAAAGYDGEFRVITDNIESQRLADEQLPDEFAIESFPWYADSLAGAVADRSPLPAAVDFDAPEFDASDFEPIESSRLRQPLTDGDVERYRELGREAAAALETVCRNLEPEDPEYEVAAGIDISLSSRDVNTPVVLVGGSERARSYRHFTPTDATLGEYALVSVTAERGGLYASLTRTVAFDAPDWLEDRHRAAARVEATALAATRAAAAGELDADDGPETNGLGTDGPGTDGPGTGGAGTAGDVFEAIREAYDAVGFDGEWKRHHQGGAAGYAGREWIARPDSDEPVVEPMAYAWNPTVVGAKSEDTYLVDGDRHELLTKTGQWPTHEVESVPVDGVPTETFERHAPVIR is encoded by the coding sequence ATGGTCGATCTCTCCGCTCGGGCGGACCGGTTGGACGAGTACCTCGACGCCCGCGGACTCGAGGCCGCGTGGTTCGCCGAGCCCAACGGGTTCGCGTGGCTCACCGGCGGCGACAACGTCATCGACGCCGACGCGTCACACGGGATCGCCGCCGCCGGCTACGACGGCGAGTTCCGCGTGATCACCGACAACATCGAGTCTCAACGCCTCGCCGACGAACAGCTCCCGGACGAGTTCGCGATCGAGTCCTTCCCGTGGTACGCTGACTCACTCGCGGGTGCCGTCGCCGACCGGTCCCCGCTCCCCGCCGCCGTCGACTTCGACGCACCCGAGTTCGACGCGTCCGACTTCGAGCCGATCGAGTCGAGCCGGCTCCGCCAGCCGCTCACCGACGGCGACGTGGAGCGCTACCGCGAGCTGGGTCGCGAGGCCGCGGCAGCCCTCGAGACGGTCTGTCGGAACCTCGAGCCGGAGGACCCCGAGTACGAAGTGGCCGCCGGGATCGACATCTCGCTGTCCTCGCGGGACGTAAACACGCCGGTGGTCCTCGTCGGCGGCTCGGAGCGCGCACGGTCGTACCGCCACTTCACTCCCACCGACGCGACGCTCGGCGAGTACGCGCTCGTCTCCGTCACCGCCGAGCGCGGAGGGCTGTACGCCTCGCTCACGCGGACCGTCGCGTTCGACGCCCCAGACTGGCTCGAGGACCGCCACCGGGCGGCCGCGCGCGTCGAGGCCACGGCGCTCGCCGCCACCCGCGCGGCCGCCGCCGGCGAACTCGACGCGGACGACGGCCCGGAAACTAACGGACTCGGAACTGACGGACCCGGAACTGACGGGCCCGGAACTGGCGGGGCCGGGACCGCCGGCGACGTCTTCGAGGCGATCCGCGAGGCGTACGACGCCGTGGGGTTCGACGGGGAGTGGAAACGCCACCACCAGGGCGGGGCCGCCGGCTACGCCGGACGCGAGTGGATCGCGCGACCCGATTCCGACGAACCCGTAGTCGAGCCGATGGCATACGCCTGGAATCCCACGGTGGTCGGCGCGAAAAGCGAGGACACGTACCTCGTCGACGGCGACCGCCACGAACTGCTCACGAAGACCGGCCAGTGGCCCACACACGAGGTCGAGTCCGTCCCCGTCGACGGCGTCCCCACGGAGACGTTCGAGCGGCACGCCCCGGTGATCCGCTGA
- a CDS encoding multidrug transporter: MVSGFQDRSPVVTVFGVLVAIVAIVGTRFLGWEWGSGQLVPTIVGVVVAGIAVVIVVRRAME, encoded by the coding sequence ATGGTCTCCGGGTTTCAAGACCGATCGCCCGTGGTCACCGTCTTCGGCGTCCTCGTAGCCATCGTCGCGATCGTGGGAACGCGGTTCCTCGGATGGGAGTGGGGATCCGGACAACTCGTTCCGACGATCGTCGGCGTCGTCGTCGCGGGCATCGCCGTGGTCATCGTCGTTCGGCGAGCCATGGAGTAA
- a CDS encoding ABC transporter permease, which translates to MSAIDRVTAPFERFTQTHASRMASAVIVAVLAFLWLPIGVLVFMSFADGGVLSFPPDQLTLRWYRVFLSNDAALDAIVTTLTISIPATGITVALATMIAYAVDRYVFPGRSWLQLLATLPIIVPLVVTGIAMVLFFNGTLGLPDYVSVVIAHVIRTIPFATLVILPTFMSFDRGLEEASKDLGADEFETFRQVTLPNVFPGVVAGGLLAFTLSFNEFVYTYFVKGSGDPTLPVYIWNQIRYNVTPEVNVISVVFLAVAVSMVLAAVSLTRVDLIARR; encoded by the coding sequence GTGAGCGCGATCGATCGGGTCACCGCCCCGTTCGAGCGGTTCACGCAGACGCACGCCTCGCGCATGGCCTCCGCCGTGATCGTCGCGGTGCTCGCGTTCCTCTGGCTGCCGATCGGCGTGCTCGTGTTCATGTCCTTCGCGGACGGTGGCGTCTTGTCCTTCCCGCCGGATCAGCTCACGCTCCGGTGGTACCGGGTGTTCCTCTCGAACGACGCCGCGCTCGACGCCATCGTCACGACGCTGACCATCTCGATTCCCGCGACGGGGATCACGGTCGCGCTGGCGACGATGATCGCGTACGCGGTCGACCGGTACGTCTTCCCCGGCCGGAGCTGGCTCCAGCTTCTGGCCACGCTGCCGATCATCGTCCCGCTCGTGGTGACCGGGATCGCCATGGTGCTGTTCTTCAACGGCACCCTCGGGCTCCCCGACTACGTGTCGGTGGTGATCGCCCACGTGATCCGGACGATCCCGTTCGCGACGCTCGTCATCCTCCCGACGTTCATGTCCTTCGACAGGGGCCTCGAGGAGGCCTCGAAGGACCTCGGGGCCGACGAGTTCGAGACCTTCCGGCAGGTCACCCTGCCGAACGTCTTCCCGGGAGTCGTTGCGGGCGGGTTGCTCGCGTTCACCCTCTCGTTCAACGAGTTCGTCTACACCTACTTCGTGAAGGGCTCCGGCGACCCCACGCTGCCGGTGTACATCTGGAACCAGATCCGGTACAACGTGACGCCGGAAGTCAACGTCATCAGCGTGGTCTTCCTCGCGGTGGCGGTGTCGATGGTGCTCGCGGCGGTCTCGCTCACGCGCGTCGACCTGATCGCGCGTCGCTGA
- a CDS encoding ABC transporter permease, whose protein sequence is MTESSRSDGENAAESESGGTVDATDREMAAPDDGVATTDREVATDGGTASGIDARVSDLTAFLRDRPRLRTLSIAGPPYGILVFFFAIPLLAMLVVSFQADQIGGAWTLRNYTDFLTSETYLTVVWRTFLLSVQVTAIVAAVGYALAYSIVRFSRRTTLLLLLVILPFWTSYIIRMYAWINILQSDGVLDSILNLVGLPALSLLYTETAVLIGFTYVWLPLAVLPFYASLTNLDADLIEASKDLGAGPIRTFLSVTLPMTINGVITGVVLVFIPTFGSFITPRLLGGTNNVMIGMVIENQFKSAFNWPFGAAIGMVISVVVVALLVLATRLGGGLFGTGGETS, encoded by the coding sequence ATGACGGAGTCGTCGCGTTCTGACGGCGAGAACGCCGCGGAGTCGGAGAGCGGCGGGACGGTCGACGCGACCGATCGCGAGATGGCCGCGCCCGACGACGGGGTCGCCACGACCGACCGCGAGGTCGCCACGGACGGCGGGACCGCGTCCGGAATCGACGCCCGCGTGAGCGACCTCACGGCGTTCCTCCGCGATCGACCGCGACTCCGGACGCTCTCTATCGCCGGGCCGCCCTACGGGATCTTGGTGTTCTTCTTCGCGATCCCGCTTCTCGCGATGCTCGTCGTCTCGTTTCAGGCGGACCAGATCGGCGGCGCGTGGACGCTGCGCAACTACACCGACTTCCTCACCTCGGAGACGTACCTCACGGTCGTCTGGCGGACGTTCCTGCTCAGCGTCCAGGTGACCGCGATCGTCGCGGCGGTCGGGTACGCGCTGGCGTACAGCATCGTCCGGTTCTCGCGGCGGACGACGCTGCTCCTGCTCTTGGTCATCCTGCCGTTCTGGACCAGCTACATCATCCGGATGTACGCGTGGATCAACATCCTCCAGAGTGACGGCGTCCTGGACTCGATCCTGAACCTCGTCGGGCTGCCGGCGCTCTCGCTTCTGTACACCGAAACCGCCGTGCTCATCGGATTCACGTACGTCTGGCTGCCGCTCGCGGTGTTGCCGTTTTACGCCTCGCTGACGAACCTCGACGCCGACCTCATCGAGGCGTCGAAGGACCTCGGGGCGGGGCCGATCCGGACGTTCCTCTCGGTCACGCTGCCGATGACGATAAACGGGGTGATCACCGGGGTCGTGTTGGTGTTCATCCCGACGTTCGGGTCGTTCATCACGCCGCGGCTGCTCGGCGGGACGAACAACGTCATGATCGGGATGGTGATCGAGAACCAGTTCAAGAGCGCCTTCAACTGGCCGTTCGGCGCGGCCATCGGGATGGTCATCTCGGTGGTCGTCGTGGCGCTTTTGGTGCTCGCGACGCGGCTGGGCGGCGGCCTCTTCGGCACCGGAGGTGAGACGTCGTGA
- a CDS encoding ABC transporter ATP-binding protein gives MSLLRVRGLTKEFGDLVAVDDVDFDVEDGEFVSILGPSGSGKSTVLRMVAGFEEPTDGEIALDDVEVVGSPPFERDVNMVFQDLALFPHLTVAENIGYGLKQSGVPADERRERTERMLEMVRLEGYGDRSPAELSGGEQQRVALARALVNEPALVLFDEPLSSLDRKLRQHMQGELQRIQVETDTTFLYVTHDQEVALAVSDRLVVLDDGEIQQVGSVEELYESPASRFVADFIGDVNAVEGRVVAVDDGAIGLDVGGGEVSVPGDVAVGDLAVDDAVDVCIRPFQVRVEPAGDGGGTGDGETGGDERSGDRDGDADDSDGTFSTTGVVRSRSYQGSDSQYGIETDRWGRLSAEVRSAAFEVDDRVAVAWDAADVHVYRRDGSADDRDGGS, from the coding sequence ATGTCGCTGCTGCGCGTCCGCGGGCTGACGAAGGAGTTCGGCGACCTCGTCGCCGTCGACGACGTGGACTTCGACGTGGAGGACGGCGAGTTCGTCTCCATCCTCGGCCCCAGCGGGTCCGGCAAGTCGACCGTCCTCCGGATGGTCGCGGGGTTCGAGGAGCCGACCGACGGCGAGATCGCCCTCGACGACGTCGAGGTCGTCGGCTCGCCGCCGTTCGAGCGCGACGTGAACATGGTGTTTCAGGACCTCGCGCTGTTCCCGCACCTCACGGTCGCGGAGAACATCGGCTACGGCCTGAAACAGTCCGGCGTCCCGGCCGACGAGCGACGCGAGCGGACGGAGCGCATGCTGGAGATGGTTCGTCTGGAGGGGTACGGCGACCGCTCCCCCGCGGAGCTCTCCGGCGGGGAACAACAGCGGGTCGCGCTCGCGCGCGCACTCGTCAACGAGCCGGCGCTCGTGCTGTTCGACGAGCCGCTCTCCTCGCTCGACCGCAAGCTCCGCCAGCACATGCAAGGCGAGCTCCAGCGCATCCAGGTCGAGACGGACACGACGTTCCTCTACGTCACCCACGACCAGGAGGTCGCGCTCGCGGTCTCCGACCGGCTCGTCGTCCTCGACGACGGGGAGATCCAACAGGTCGGGAGCGTCGAGGAGCTGTACGAGAGCCCCGCGAGCCGGTTCGTCGCGGACTTCATCGGCGACGTCAACGCCGTGGAGGGGCGCGTCGTCGCCGTCGACGACGGGGCGATCGGCCTCGACGTCGGCGGCGGCGAGGTGTCGGTCCCGGGGGACGTCGCGGTCGGCGACCTCGCCGTCGACGACGCGGTCGACGTCTGTATCCGGCCGTTCCAGGTGCGCGTCGAACCGGCCGGCGACGGCGGCGGGACCGGCGACGGCGAGACCGGCGGTGACGAGAGAAGTGGCGACCGCGACGGCGACGCAGACGACAGCGATGGGACGTTCTCGACGACCGGGGTCGTGCGGAGCCGGAGCTACCAGGGGAGCGACTCGCAGTACGGGATCGAGACGGATCGGTGGGGACGGCTGTCCGCCGAGGTCAGGTCCGCCGCCTTCGAGGTCGACGACCGCGTCGCGGTCGCGTGGGACGCGGCGGACGTCCACGTCTACCGCCGTGACGGGTCCGCGGACGACCGCGACGGAGGATCCTGA
- a CDS encoding ABC transporter substrate-binding protein, protein MRKVTDGSTSLKRRRFLQGAATTGAAAAAGCLGGGGGGSDRVPMDVTEWPPEDLESNLNLWNWYDSWAEYAIDAFGEEFDVDVSNSGYSSADQWYSQLQAGNDEIDNIAATTNWVERSIENDFLHEIPVDVMPAWDNITDRIKEASSYQQDGSVYGVPESLVLYPLTYNDEYFDSAPDSWGVLWDEEHEGNLCMWDNATVSCQIAALYTGQDPIQPDDYDEIEEVLIQQKPLLQTYWGDYQQGMSLFVNEDVVAGPLTMGRTYTARFQEGAPVHYTAPQEGAMYTSDLFVIPQGAPNPIASLQFTNWASETENAAQLFETMGYQPAVDISDELSEEDAEFTNWPDEWDLVFSETLSDEVRSRYDEIWTAVKAA, encoded by the coding sequence ATGCGTAAAGTGACCGACGGGTCGACGAGTCTGAAGCGCCGCCGCTTCCTTCAGGGCGCGGCGACGACGGGCGCGGCGGCCGCCGCCGGCTGTCTCGGCGGTGGGGGCGGTGGGAGCGACCGGGTCCCGATGGACGTCACGGAGTGGCCGCCCGAGGACCTCGAATCGAACCTGAACCTGTGGAACTGGTACGACTCCTGGGCGGAGTACGCGATCGACGCCTTCGGCGAGGAGTTCGACGTCGACGTGAGCAACTCCGGCTACTCCTCGGCGGACCAGTGGTACTCCCAGCTCCAGGCCGGCAACGACGAGATCGACAACATCGCCGCCACGACGAACTGGGTCGAGCGGTCGATCGAGAACGACTTCCTCCACGAGATCCCGGTCGACGTCATGCCCGCCTGGGACAACATCACCGACCGGATCAAGGAGGCGAGCTCCTACCAGCAGGACGGCTCGGTGTACGGGGTCCCGGAGTCGCTCGTTCTCTACCCGCTCACGTACAACGACGAGTACTTCGACTCGGCACCCGACTCCTGGGGCGTCCTCTGGGACGAGGAACACGAGGGGAACCTCTGTATGTGGGACAACGCGACGGTCTCCTGTCAGATCGCCGCGCTGTACACCGGACAGGACCCGATCCAGCCCGACGACTACGACGAGATCGAGGAGGTGCTCATCCAGCAGAAGCCGCTCCTCCAGACCTACTGGGGCGACTATCAGCAGGGGATGAGCCTCTTCGTCAACGAGGACGTCGTGGCCGGCCCGCTCACGATGGGCCGGACCTACACGGCGCGGTTCCAGGAGGGCGCACCGGTCCACTACACCGCGCCCCAGGAGGGAGCGATGTACACGAGCGACCTCTTCGTCATCCCGCAGGGCGCGCCCAACCCGATCGCCAGCCTCCAGTTCACCAACTGGGCCAGCGAGACGGAGAACGCCGCACAGCTGTTCGAGACCATGGGCTACCAGCCCGCCGTCGACATCAGCGACGAGCTCTCCGAGGAGGACGCCGAGTTCACGAACTGGCCGGACGAGTGGGACCTCGTCTTCTCCGAGACCCTCTCCGACGAGGTCCGCTCGCGATACGACGAGATCTGGACCGCAGTCAAGGCCGCCTAG
- a CDS encoding pyridoxal phosphate-dependent aminotransferase, protein MTFENAFDRSLGSRRVGGMNESVIREMTREAHRHEAINLSQGIPDEDETPPSVKEAAREAIDTDSQYTITWGLPALREAVADRYADWKGISYDPETEVTITSGTSEGLMSALLALCDPGDGVVYFEPTYESYIPGVQFAEGKPIPIDITDGLAVEADALRSAAADASILILNHPHNPTGKVFTPEELELIAEVAVEEDLIVITDEIYEHIVYADDYRSPVTVDGLAERTVVCTGMSKTYSVTGWRVGFVLAPEPLSAELRKFHDYTSICAPTPFQHAGVEALSLPERYYEELSDSYERRREQLYDGLRSVGLDPVKPDGAYYMLTRYPTDEDDTEFCFRLIREAGVAAVPGSSFYTDEGEEWVRFTFSRNEETIDRAIDRLDESRFWEA, encoded by the coding sequence ATGACCTTCGAGAACGCGTTCGATCGGTCGCTCGGGAGCCGCCGCGTCGGCGGGATGAACGAGTCGGTCATCCGGGAGATGACACGGGAGGCTCACCGCCACGAGGCGATCAACCTCTCACAGGGGATCCCCGACGAGGACGAGACGCCGCCGTCGGTCAAGGAGGCCGCCCGGGAGGCGATCGACACGGACAGCCAGTACACCATCACCTGGGGGCTCCCCGCGCTCCGGGAGGCGGTCGCCGACCGCTACGCCGACTGGAAGGGGATCTCCTACGACCCGGAGACGGAGGTCACGATCACTAGCGGGACGAGCGAGGGGCTCATGTCCGCGCTGTTGGCGCTCTGTGATCCCGGCGACGGCGTCGTCTACTTCGAGCCCACCTACGAGAGCTACATCCCCGGCGTCCAGTTCGCCGAGGGGAAGCCGATCCCCATCGACATCACCGACGGGTTGGCCGTCGAGGCGGACGCGCTCCGTTCGGCCGCCGCCGACGCGTCGATCCTGATCTTGAACCACCCGCACAACCCGACCGGGAAGGTGTTCACGCCCGAGGAGCTCGAGCTGATCGCCGAGGTCGCGGTCGAGGAGGACCTGATCGTGATCACCGACGAGATCTACGAGCACATCGTCTACGCGGACGACTACCGCAGCCCGGTGACCGTCGACGGGCTCGCCGAGCGCACGGTCGTCTGTACGGGGATGTCGAAGACCTACTCCGTCACCGGGTGGCGCGTCGGCTTCGTGCTCGCGCCCGAGCCGCTCTCGGCGGAACTGCGGAAGTTCCACGACTACACGAGCATCTGCGCGCCGACCCCGTTCCAGCACGCCGGCGTCGAGGCGCTCTCCTTGCCCGAGCGCTACTACGAGGAGCTCTCCGACTCCTACGAGCGCCGGCGCGAGCAGCTGTACGACGGCCTCCGGTCGGTCGGGCTCGACCCCGTCAAACCCGACGGGGCCTACTACATGCTGACGCGCTACCCGACCGACGAGGACGACACGGAGTTCTGCTTCCGGCTCATCCGCGAGGCGGGCGTCGCCGCGGTCCCCGGGAGCAGCTTCTACACCGACGAGGGCGAGGAATGGGTCCGGTTCACCTTCTCGCGGAACGAGGAGACGATCGACCGGGCGATCGACCGGCTCGACGAGAGCCGGTTCTGGGAGGCGTAA
- a CDS encoding FAD-binding oxidoreductase, with translation MTDTSFLRSILSADQVSTADGDRDRHGTDWGTSSEDASPPDVVVWPESTEEVSAVLSAATEREIPVTPFAAGTGIEGNAVPAHGGISLDLTRMDAILDVRPGDLQVDVEPGVIGADVDEAVAGHGLFFPPLPTSGDMATIGGMIATNASGKRTVKYGKVGDWVREIEVVLADGSVFTTGTRAAKTSSGYDLRDLIVGSEGTLGVVTRATLELAGRPERTRVGRATFGTLEDATAAAADLVSSGVDVSAVELVDELSARMVNDYVGSDLPEGPTLFLEFQADHGLEREVEFCRAILDAHDPVAVMLDGETDPEEVWKPRHELADAVRAYYPELESFHSGDIAVPIGSFSDIVAHVHAVADAHDVPIPTFGHSGDGNVHFDVLVDPDEEGAVAEAHEIYESIVTEAIALGGTATGEHGIGQGKREFLPVEHGEAGVAAMRAIKDALDPHGTLNPGKVFPE, from the coding sequence ATGACCGACACGTCCTTTCTTCGCTCGATCCTCTCCGCGGATCAGGTGTCGACGGCGGACGGGGACCGCGACCGTCACGGGACCGACTGGGGAACCTCGTCCGAGGACGCTTCCCCGCCCGACGTCGTCGTCTGGCCGGAGTCGACCGAGGAGGTCTCGGCGGTGCTCTCGGCCGCGACCGAGCGGGAGATTCCGGTCACGCCCTTCGCCGCGGGGACGGGCATCGAGGGGAACGCCGTCCCCGCCCACGGCGGGATCAGCCTCGATCTCACCCGAATGGACGCGATCCTCGACGTTCGGCCGGGCGACCTCCAGGTCGACGTCGAGCCCGGCGTGATCGGGGCCGACGTCGACGAGGCGGTCGCCGGCCACGGGCTCTTCTTCCCGCCGCTTCCGACCTCCGGCGACATGGCGACGATCGGCGGAATGATCGCGACGAACGCGAGCGGGAAACGGACCGTCAAGTACGGGAAGGTCGGCGACTGGGTGCGCGAGATCGAGGTCGTCCTCGCCGACGGCTCCGTGTTCACGACGGGGACGCGCGCCGCGAAGACCTCCTCGGGCTACGACCTCCGGGACCTGATCGTCGGCAGCGAGGGCACCCTCGGCGTGGTGACCCGCGCGACGCTCGAACTCGCCGGCAGGCCCGAGCGGACGCGGGTCGGCCGGGCGACGTTCGGGACGCTGGAGGACGCCACCGCGGCCGCCGCCGACCTCGTCTCCTCGGGCGTCGACGTCAGCGCCGTGGAGCTGGTCGACGAACTGAGCGCCCGGATGGTGAACGACTACGTCGGCTCCGATCTGCCCGAGGGACCGACGCTCTTCTTAGAGTTCCAGGCCGACCACGGCCTCGAGCGGGAGGTGGAGTTCTGCCGGGCGATACTCGACGCACACGACCCGGTCGCGGTCATGCTCGACGGGGAGACCGACCCCGAGGAGGTCTGGAAGCCGCGCCACGAGCTGGCGGACGCGGTCCGGGCGTACTACCCCGAGCTGGAGTCGTTCCACTCCGGGGACATCGCGGTGCCGATCGGCTCCTTCTCGGACATCGTCGCGCACGTCCACGCGGTGGCCGACGCCCACGACGTGCCGATCCCGACGTTCGGGCACTCCGGGGACGGCAACGTCCACTTCGACGTGCTCGTCGACCCCGACGAGGAAGGGGCGGTCGCCGAGGCGCACGAGATCTACGAGTCGATCGTCACGGAGGCGATCGCCCTCGGCGGGACCGCCACCGGCGAACACGGGATCGGGCAGGGGAAACGCGAGTTCCTGCCGGTCGAACACGGCGAGGCCGGCGTGGCGGCGATGCGCGCGATCAAGGACGCGCTCGACCCCCACGGGACGCTCAATCCGGGGAAGGTCTTCCCGGAGTAG
- a CDS encoding SDR family NAD(P)-dependent oxidoreductase, with the protein MTRTVVVAGVGPGLGASIARKFAAEGCRVALFARSADYIEELAADLPEPGEGLAVPVDLADVDRVREGFETVREAFGPVDVLVNHASAASWTGLMDTSVEAFEEAWAVGGRGAFVCSREAVADMLETGGGTVIFTGATSAVRSRGGAIGFTAAKFAARGMAMDIAQEFGPEGVHVAHVVLDGQIDSPEARERQPEREPETFLDPDELAETYWHLAERDDVGTQPFEVHVTNGPRPSEFI; encoded by the coding sequence ATGACGCGCACTGTCGTCGTCGCCGGCGTCGGTCCCGGGCTCGGAGCGTCGATCGCACGGAAGTTCGCCGCCGAGGGATGCCGGGTCGCGCTGTTCGCCCGGTCGGCGGACTACATCGAGGAGCTCGCCGCCGACCTCCCGGAGCCGGGCGAGGGGCTCGCCGTTCCGGTCGACCTGGCCGACGTGGACCGGGTCCGCGAGGGGTTCGAGACGGTCCGGGAGGCGTTCGGTCCCGTGGACGTCCTCGTCAACCACGCGAGCGCGGCCTCCTGGACGGGGCTCATGGACACGAGCGTCGAGGCGTTCGAGGAGGCGTGGGCGGTCGGCGGGCGCGGCGCGTTCGTCTGCTCGCGGGAGGCCGTCGCCGACATGCTCGAGACGGGCGGCGGGACGGTGATCTTCACCGGCGCGACTTCCGCGGTGCGGAGCCGCGGCGGCGCGATCGGCTTTACCGCCGCGAAGTTCGCCGCCCGCGGGATGGCGATGGACATCGCCCAGGAGTTCGGACCGGAGGGGGTCCACGTCGCCCACGTCGTCCTCGACGGACAGATCGACTCGCCGGAGGCCCGCGAGCGCCAGCCCGAGCGCGAGCCGGAGACGTTCCTCGATCCGGACGAGTTGGCCGAGACGTACTGGCACCTCGCGGAGCGGGACGACGTCGGCACGCAGCCGTTCGAGGTCCACGTCACGAACGGGCCGCGGCCGTCGGAGTTCATCTGA
- a CDS encoding ABC transporter ATP-binding protein — protein sequence MSVVELRGVGKRYESGAETIDALKDVDFTAERGEMVTITGPSGSGKSTMLNLIGLLDEPTEGTVSLQGRNVTDFGEDERTEERRSALGFVFQDFHLLPMLTAVENVELPSMWDTSVDRHDRAVDLLRRVGLGDRLTHTPDELSGGQKQRVAIARSLINEPEVLLADEPTGNLDQDTGGTILDEITRLKAEEDLAVVAITHDEQLVEYADRVVRLVDGVTRT from the coding sequence ATGAGCGTCGTCGAACTCCGCGGCGTGGGCAAACGCTACGAGAGCGGTGCCGAGACCATCGACGCGCTGAAGGACGTCGACTTCACGGCCGAACGCGGCGAGATGGTCACCATCACCGGCCCCTCCGGAAGCGGCAAGAGCACGATGCTCAACCTGATCGGCCTCCTCGACGAGCCCACCGAGGGGACCGTGTCGCTCCAGGGACGGAACGTGACGGACTTCGGCGAGGACGAGCGCACCGAGGAGCGCCGCTCCGCGCTCGGGTTCGTCTTCCAGGACTTCCACCTCCTCCCCATGCTCACCGCCGTCGAGAACGTCGAACTCCCCTCGATGTGGGACACGTCCGTCGACCGACACGACCGCGCCGTCGACCTGCTTCGCCGGGTCGGCCTCGGCGACCGGCTCACGCACACGCCCGACGAGCTGTCGGGCGGGCAGAAACAGCGCGTCGCGATCGCCCGGTCGCTGATCAACGAGCCGGAGGTGCTCCTCGCGGACGAGCCGACGGGAAACCTCGATCAGGACACCGGAGGGACCATCCTCGACGAGATCACGCGGCTGAAAGCGGAGGAGGACCTCGCCGTCGTCGCGATCACGCACGACGAACAGCTGGTCGAGTACGCCGACCGGGTCGTCCGGCTCGTCGACGGGGTGACGCGGACGTGA